From a single Collimonas pratensis genomic region:
- a CDS encoding PepSY-associated TM helix domain-containing protein: MKKALRHWLVKLHRYSGLLLSLFIVMAGLTGAALAFNDEIDAWLNPQFYHLAASGPHQPIDALAAKVAHDYPQARLAFFSTEADADAPLQARLRARHEDEALAVDTVFIDPVTAAVVGERNTKAVGLGPQNLMPFLFRLHRYLLLDKPGAIISGSLGLLWLATLLIGFALAWPKHRSGWRKALSIKRGAGSFRLMYDLHRSVGLVAGVLLVVTAFTGAVMNLPDVARPIVASLSPLTKPPKSSAHEGKPQISWQQALESAQASLPQSVPVRIARDDKHGLYQIRLLKHSDIQDSGSVRVFVDAVDGQVLRSLDPLKGSAGDAFIGVQYGLHTGQLLGLPGKILVAFLGLLPLLFTITGIAIWLKKRKSEMIVRARHLHKA, from the coding sequence GTGAAAAAGGCGCTACGTCACTGGTTGGTCAAATTGCACCGCTACAGCGGCTTGCTGCTGTCCCTGTTCATCGTCATGGCCGGCCTGACCGGCGCTGCGCTGGCCTTCAACGATGAAATCGACGCCTGGCTCAATCCGCAGTTCTACCACCTTGCAGCAAGCGGACCGCACCAGCCCATCGATGCGCTGGCGGCCAAGGTCGCCCATGATTATCCGCAGGCCCGTTTAGCCTTCTTCTCAACGGAGGCGGATGCCGACGCGCCGCTGCAGGCAAGGCTGCGCGCGCGTCATGAAGATGAAGCGCTGGCAGTCGACACGGTGTTCATCGATCCGGTCACCGCCGCGGTGGTTGGCGAGCGCAACACCAAGGCAGTCGGCCTGGGACCGCAAAACCTGATGCCCTTCCTGTTCCGCCTGCATCGCTACCTGCTGCTGGATAAACCCGGCGCTATCATTTCCGGCAGCCTCGGCCTGCTGTGGCTGGCGACGCTGCTGATCGGCTTTGCACTGGCCTGGCCCAAGCATCGCAGCGGCTGGCGCAAGGCACTCTCGATCAAGCGCGGCGCCGGCAGTTTCCGCCTGATGTATGACTTGCACCGTTCGGTGGGATTAGTGGCCGGCGTGCTGCTGGTGGTGACCGCCTTCACCGGCGCCGTGATGAACTTGCCGGATGTGGCGCGGCCAATAGTCGCCAGCCTGTCGCCCCTGACGAAACCGCCGAAGTCTTCGGCGCATGAAGGCAAGCCGCAAATCAGCTGGCAGCAAGCGCTGGAATCGGCGCAGGCCAGCTTGCCGCAGTCGGTGCCGGTACGTATCGCGCGTGACGACAAGCACGGCCTGTATCAGATCCGCTTGCTCAAGCACAGCGATATCCAGGATAGCGGCAGCGTGCGGGTCTTCGTCGATGCCGTCGACGGCCAGGTGCTGCGCTCGCTCGATCCTCTCAAGGGCTCGGCCGGCGACGCTTTTATCGGCGTCCAGTACGGTCTGCACACTGGTCAGCTGCTAGGCTTGCCGGGCAAGATACTGGTCGCTTTCCTGGGTTTGCTGCCGCTGTTGTTTACGATTACCGGCATCGCCATCTGGCTGAAAAAACGCAAGTCGGAAATGATTGTGCGTGCCCGCCATTTGCACAAGGCCTGA
- a CDS encoding phytanoyl-CoA dioxygenase family protein — MSTNTTPALTAAQIDAFEKDGFLILPRLVATADCELMAATTNAHLAQAVAPLEYESEVGYAGAPKSLDSIGGRTARRLRNAYQRDDSYRAWARNPQLVAMLELLLGEAVCLTLSHHNCVMTKHPHFGTATGWHRDIRYWSFPRNELISVWLALDSENVNNGGLRFIPGSHRFDIKTEQMDELDFLRPEVAANQALFAQGKSVELQQGDVVFFHSGLFHAAGRNNTESVKESVVFAYHGKSNPPVPGSRSAASEDILLSS; from the coding sequence TTCTGATTTTGCCGCGCCTGGTCGCGACTGCCGATTGCGAATTGATGGCGGCCACCACCAACGCCCACCTGGCGCAGGCAGTGGCGCCGCTGGAATACGAATCCGAAGTCGGCTACGCCGGCGCGCCGAAGTCGCTCGACAGCATCGGCGGCCGCACCGCGCGCCGCTTGCGCAATGCCTACCAGCGTGACGACAGCTATCGCGCCTGGGCTCGCAATCCGCAGCTGGTGGCAATGCTGGAGCTGCTGCTGGGCGAAGCGGTCTGCCTGACCTTGTCGCACCATAATTGCGTGATGACCAAACATCCGCATTTCGGCACCGCGACCGGCTGGCATCGCGATATCCGCTACTGGTCGTTCCCGCGCAACGAATTGATTTCAGTATGGCTGGCGCTGGATAGCGAAAACGTCAACAACGGTGGCCTGCGCTTCATTCCAGGCTCGCACCGCTTCGATATCAAAACCGAACAAATGGATGAACTGGATTTCCTGCGCCCGGAAGTGGCAGCCAACCAGGCCCTGTTTGCGCAGGGGAAATCGGTGGAACTGCAGCAGGGCGACGTGGTGTTTTTCCATAGTGGCCTGTTCCATGCCGCCGGCCGCAACAATACCGAAAGCGTCAAGGAATCGGTGGTGTTTGCCTATCATGGGAAAAGCAATCCGCCGGTACCAGGCAGCCGCTCCGCCGCCTCAGAAGATATCCTGCTGAGCAGCTAA
- a CDS encoding FAD-dependent oxidoreductase, whose protein sequence is MQRIAIIGGGTAGAASALFLARAGHQVTLFERVAQPSAVGAGILLQPTGMHVLEALGLLEPILAHGARNHRLFGTTAGGRTVLDVHYRHHDAQAFGLGLHRGALFSVLWEALKTAAIKVCSGINISRVEQRGGQALLFSRDPAPGSSEAIAGEFDCAVIADGTRSDLRAALAIPHKVTPYPWGALWALVPDDGLTQGGLRQWFHHAQQMLGLMPTGFAYQEMTQPILSLFWSLRADRLQHWQEQGLAAWKKTVLALAPAVAPVLEHIHRPEQLTFARYADVQMRHWHEGRVVCIGDCAHATSPQLGQGANLALVDAMTLAQCFADSSQVEPALALYSQRRRPHLRYYQGASKLLTPFFQSDSRIASTLRDIALGPVCRLPVARQQMALTLSGSKTGWLYGRLRQKK, encoded by the coding sequence ATGCAGCGTATAGCCATCATCGGCGGCGGCACCGCGGGCGCCGCCAGCGCGCTGTTCCTGGCGCGCGCCGGCCATCAGGTCACGCTGTTCGAGCGCGTGGCGCAACCGAGCGCGGTCGGCGCCGGCATCCTGCTGCAGCCTACGGGCATGCATGTGCTGGAGGCACTTGGATTGCTGGAACCTATCCTGGCGCACGGCGCCCGCAACCACCGTCTGTTCGGCACTACCGCCGGCGGCCGCACCGTGCTCGATGTGCACTACCGGCATCATGACGCGCAAGCGTTCGGCCTCGGCCTGCATCGCGGCGCCTTGTTCTCGGTATTGTGGGAAGCGTTGAAGACGGCCGCGATCAAGGTTTGCAGCGGCATCAATATCTCGCGCGTAGAACAGCGCGGCGGCCAGGCCCTGCTGTTTTCACGCGATCCGGCCCCGGGCAGCAGCGAGGCCATAGCCGGCGAATTCGACTGCGCCGTGATTGCCGACGGCACCCGCTCGGACTTGCGGGCGGCGCTGGCGATTCCGCACAAGGTGACGCCCTACCCGTGGGGCGCATTGTGGGCGCTGGTGCCGGACGACGGCCTGACACAAGGCGGCTTGCGCCAGTGGTTTCACCATGCGCAGCAGATGCTGGGATTGATGCCGACCGGTTTCGCCTATCAGGAAATGACGCAGCCGATTCTGAGTCTGTTCTGGAGCTTGCGCGCGGACCGTCTGCAGCACTGGCAGGAACAAGGCCTGGCGGCATGGAAGAAAACCGTGCTGGCGCTGGCGCCTGCGGTAGCGCCGGTGCTGGAACATATACACAGACCGGAACAACTGACCTTCGCGCGCTATGCCGATGTGCAAATGCGTCACTGGCACGAGGGCCGCGTGGTCTGCATTGGCGATTGCGCCCATGCCACCAGCCCGCAACTGGGGCAAGGCGCCAACCTGGCGCTGGTCGATGCCATGACGCTGGCGCAGTGTTTTGCCGACAGTTCACAGGTGGAGCCGGCGCTGGCGCTGTATTCGCAACGACGCCGTCCCCATTTGCGCTACTACCAGGGCGCCAGCAAGCTGTTGACGCCCTTCTTTCAATCCGACTCGCGCATCGCCAGCACCTTGCGCGATATCGCCCTCGGTCCGGTCTGCCGCCTGCCTGTGGCGCGCCAGCAGATGGCGCTGACGCTCAGCGGCAGCAAGACCGGCTGGCTTTATGGCCGGTTGCGGCAAAAGAAATAG
- a CDS encoding KpsF/GutQ family sugar-phosphate isomerase, translated as MTLPDAPNSPKTLPVAFDAGRALELARSTLQIEADAIIALKNRISDAHDDPFAQTIALLLGCSGRVVVSGIGKSGHIARKIAATLSSTGTPALFIHPAEAAHGDLGMVTEHDTFIAISNSGETAELMAIVPIIKRMGATLIAMTGKPDSALAQLANVHLNVAVAQEACPLNLAPTASTTATLAMGDALAVALLDARGFREEDFARSHPGGALGRRLLTHVRDVMRSGDAIPVVTAEVSLSVALLEITRKGIAMTAVVDENFHAVGVFTDGDLRRLIEQVQDFTKLTIADVMHANPRTIGADQLAVDAVQMMEQYRINQLLVTDASGKLVGALHIHDLTRAKVI; from the coding sequence ATGACTCTACCCGACGCCCCAAATTCACCCAAAACCTTGCCCGTTGCGTTCGACGCCGGACGTGCGCTGGAGCTTGCCCGCAGCACCCTGCAAATCGAAGCCGATGCCATCATTGCATTGAAAAACCGGATTTCCGACGCTCACGATGATCCTTTCGCCCAGACCATCGCCTTGCTGCTCGGCTGCAGCGGCCGGGTGGTGGTCTCCGGCATAGGAAAATCCGGCCATATCGCACGCAAGATCGCCGCTACGCTGTCGTCAACCGGTACCCCGGCCCTGTTCATCCATCCCGCCGAAGCAGCGCATGGCGATCTCGGCATGGTGACCGAGCACGATACTTTCATCGCCATTTCCAACTCTGGCGAAACCGCCGAGCTGATGGCGATTGTCCCTATCATCAAGCGCATGGGCGCGACCCTGATCGCCATGACCGGCAAGCCGGACTCGGCGCTGGCGCAACTCGCCAATGTGCACCTGAACGTGGCTGTGGCGCAAGAAGCCTGTCCCTTGAACCTGGCACCGACCGCCAGCACCACCGCCACCCTGGCCATGGGCGACGCCCTGGCGGTGGCGCTGCTGGACGCGCGCGGCTTCCGTGAAGAAGACTTCGCCCGCTCGCATCCGGGCGGCGCGCTGGGACGGCGCCTGCTGACTCATGTGCGCGACGTCATGCGCAGCGGCGATGCGATTCCGGTAGTGACGGCAGAGGTTTCGCTATCGGTGGCGCTGCTGGAAATCACCCGCAAGGGTATCGCCATGACCGCGGTGGTGGATGAAAATTTCCATGCCGTCGGCGTGTTTACCGACGGCGACCTGCGCCGCCTGATCGAGCAGGTGCAGGATTTCACCAAGCTCACCATCGCCGACGTCATGCACGCCAATCCGCGCACCATAGGCGCCGATCAGCTGGCGGTGGACGCCGTGCAGATGATGGAGCAGTACCGCATCAACCAGCTGCTGGTGACCGACGCCAGCGGCAAGCTGGTCGGCGCCCTGCATATCCATGACCTGACCCGCGCCAAGGTGATCTGA
- a CDS encoding cation:proton antiporter, translated as MLSGLELTILLLGSAVLGVVAFRSFHLPPMLGYLVVGILIGPHALGFAEDNATTHALAEFGVVFLMFSIGLEFSLPKLTAMRHIVFGLGMAQVLLTIGATMLFSWMTALILPQYVNISWQGAFALGGALTMSSTAIVSKLLTERMELESEHGRRIIGILLFQDLALVPLLIVVPALAEHSGNLLATLAWASGKAVLVLALLLFFGQKLMRRWFQIVVRRRSQELFMLNLLLITLAAAWITERAGLSLALGAFIAGMLISETEYKHQVEEDIKSFRDVLLGLFFITIGMLLNLRLVMEHWWLVLLLLIGPVLLKFALIAGLAKIFRSSTGVALRTGLALAQAGEFGFVLLNQAGGLQLVDPLLVQLILASMVLSMLAAPFILAKSDAIVMKLSANEWMMQSLALTQIATRTMSTKKHVIIAGFGRSGQSLAKLLEEEGIGYHALDLDPDRVRDARAAGAHVSYGDASRRESLVAAGVHRAAALVITYASTPSALKVLHHVSELAPTLPVIVRSYDDTDLDKLRAAGATEVVPEALEGSLMLASHALVMLGVPLRRVVHRVQASRDERYASLRGFFHGVDDAPDAADHLQVRLHTVALPDGARAIGRSLAWLGLPEMGAEITALRRGRSGIAITPEAVLQAGDIVVLRGAAEAISRAEGRLLQSWSSASQHSDEDL; from the coding sequence ATGCTTTCCGGACTTGAACTGACAATTTTGCTGCTGGGCTCGGCGGTGCTGGGCGTGGTGGCTTTCCGCAGTTTCCACTTGCCGCCGATGCTGGGCTATCTGGTGGTGGGGATCCTGATCGGCCCGCACGCGCTCGGCTTTGCCGAAGACAACGCCACCACCCACGCGCTGGCGGAATTCGGCGTGGTGTTCCTGATGTTCTCGATCGGCCTCGAATTTTCCCTGCCGAAGCTGACGGCGATGCGCCACATCGTGTTCGGCCTCGGCATGGCGCAGGTGCTGCTGACTATCGGCGCCACCATGCTGTTCAGCTGGATGACGGCGCTGATCCTGCCGCAATATGTCAATATCAGCTGGCAGGGGGCGTTCGCCCTGGGTGGCGCGCTGACCATGTCGTCCACCGCCATCGTCTCCAAGCTGCTGACGGAAAGAATGGAGCTGGAGAGCGAGCACGGACGCCGCATCATCGGCATCCTGCTGTTCCAGGACCTGGCGCTGGTGCCGCTGCTGATCGTGGTGCCGGCGCTGGCCGAGCACAGCGGCAACCTGCTGGCGACGCTGGCCTGGGCCAGCGGCAAGGCGGTGCTGGTGCTGGCGCTGCTGCTGTTCTTCGGCCAGAAGCTGATGCGGCGCTGGTTCCAGATCGTGGTGCGGCGCCGTTCGCAAGAACTGTTCATGCTGAACCTGCTGCTGATCACCCTGGCGGCAGCCTGGATTACCGAGCGTGCCGGCCTGTCGCTGGCGCTGGGCGCCTTCATCGCCGGCATGCTGATCTCGGAAACCGAATACAAGCACCAGGTGGAAGAAGACATCAAATCCTTCCGCGACGTGCTGCTGGGCCTGTTCTTCATCACCATCGGCATGCTGCTCAACCTGCGCCTGGTGATGGAACACTGGTGGCTGGTATTGCTGCTACTGATCGGCCCGGTGCTGCTCAAGTTCGCGCTGATCGCCGGCCTCGCCAAAATTTTCCGTTCTTCTACCGGTGTAGCGCTGCGCACCGGGCTGGCGCTGGCGCAGGCCGGTGAATTCGGCTTCGTGCTGCTGAACCAGGCCGGCGGCCTGCAGCTGGTCGATCCTTTGCTGGTGCAGCTGATTCTGGCCTCGATGGTGCTGTCGATGCTGGCGGCGCCATTCATCCTGGCCAAGTCCGACGCCATCGTCATGAAGCTGTCGGCCAATGAATGGATGATGCAATCGCTGGCGCTGACCCAGATCGCCACCCGCACCATGTCGACCAAGAAGCATGTGATCATTGCCGGCTTCGGCCGCAGCGGTCAGAGCCTGGCCAAGCTGCTGGAAGAAGAGGGTATCGGCTATCACGCCCTGGATCTGGATCCGGACCGGGTGCGCGATGCGCGCGCCGCCGGCGCCCACGTTTCCTACGGCGACGCCTCGCGCCGCGAGAGCCTGGTGGCGGCCGGGGTGCACCGCGCCGCCGCTCTGGTCATCACTTACGCCAGTACGCCGTCTGCCTTGAAGGTCTTGCATCACGTCAGCGAACTGGCGCCGACTTTGCCGGTAATCGTGCGCAGCTACGACGACACCGATCTCGACAAGCTGCGCGCCGCCGGCGCTACCGAGGTGGTGCCGGAAGCACTGGAAGGTAGCCTGATGCTGGCCTCGCATGCGCTGGTCATGCTGGGCGTGCCGCTGCGGCGCGTGGTGCACCGGGTGCAGGCCTCGCGCGATGAGCGCTATGCCTCCCTGCGCGGCTTTTTCCACGGCGTCGACGATGCGCCGGACGCTGCCGATCATTTGCAGGTGCGCCTGCATACGGTGGCGCTGCCGGACGGCGCCCGGGCGATCGGCCGCAGCCTGGCCTGGCTGGGGTTGCCCGAAATGGGGGCGGAAATCACCGCTTTGCGGCGCGGACGCAGCGGCATCGCCATTACGCCGGAGGCGGTGTTGCAGGCGGGAGACATTGTTGTCCTGCGCGGCGCGGCGGAAGCGATCTCGCGCGCCGAGGGACGTTTGCTGCAGTCATGGAGCAGCGCCAGCCAGCACAGCGACGAAGATCTTTGA